Within Candidatus Cloacimonadota bacterium, the genomic segment ATATCTCAATTGTTTGGAATATTTAATGCATTTACTTAACACTGATAAATAAAAATGAATTTGGAGGATAAATGAAGAATATAATTTTAATTGGCTTATTATTGCTATCAATTATTTTAACAGCAATCCCGCAATCCATGGAGGATGCCAGGACAGCTGCTGATTCTTTCCTGATGCAGAGAGGTAAAAATGTGCTACTGGAAGATGCCTATTCTATATCTGAACGAGGTGAAAATATATACTACGTTTTCAACCTGGAACCAGATGGATTTGTGGCTGTAAGTGCTGATGATGACCTTGTACCGATAATTGCTTATTCTTTCCATCAAACCTTGGAAAATGAAGATCTGGAAGAAAATTATCTGCACCAAATGCTGAAAACGGATTTGAATATGAGATCAGAATATTATCGGCAAAATCCTGATGATGCTTTGGAAAATCAACAAAAATGGCAAAGTCTGTTAAATGGAGAACAGCGAGATAACCTGCGTTTCCAGCAATGGCCAGCTCCGGGAACTACCATTACAGATGGCTGGATCGATAAACAGTGGAATCAAAGCGGAGTTTACAACCAGATGTGTCCTCTTGATAATAGTGGTGGTCGTTCAGTTGTAGGTTGTGTGGCAACAGCGATGTCAATGATCATGGATTATCATGAGTATATTGGAAATCCTGTTTTTACAGATGCTGATGATTATGCTTCTGGATATTATAATCCGATCTATATTGACGACGAATGGGAAGAGCATGATTTTCCAGCATTTCCCGATTTGAATAATTATTTGCAGGACATTGCTGCTCATTATGCAGCCGGAATAATTTTGACAGCAGATGATAAAGCTGCTCTCAATTTTGCAGCTGGAGTTTCTGTGGAAATGAGTTACAGCTCAACTGGCTCCGGAACCTGGACTTCTCTGGTTCCCGATGCACTTTTGAATAAATTTGGTTATGACAGCGCCGAATATGTGGAGAATGAAGGAAGCTGGTTTTATGATATTTTAATAGATAATATGCAATCCATGCAGCCAACTGAGTTAACGATTTACCAAGCTGGTTTTGAAGGCGGACATGCCATAAACTGCGATGGTTATAACACAGATGATTATTATCATCTCAATTTTGGTTGGGGAACATCAAATAATACCTGCTGGTACACACTTCCTGCCGGAATGCCTTCTGGTTATTGTATTCTAACCGGAGCAGCTGTAAATATCGAAGGTGGAGAAGTTCCTGTAGCTGTTCAAGGTGATGTAGACGTTGATGGATGTTCACCGGAAGGGACTTATATCACTTTTGACGGTCCAAGATTTTATGAATGTTTTGTGGAAAATGCTGATGGAAGCTTTGATGTTCCGGCGATGACAGCGGGGACATACAATGTTACAGCAATTCTGCAGCAGCGTGCTTATTATCAGTGTCAGGAAGATGTCGTTATTGATGAGAATAATGATTTTATTCAGATCGATCTGGGTGAATTTGCCTATTTCACTGGTCATGTAAATGCTCCGATCTCTGCGGAAAATGCAGCTATAAGTTTTTACAAAAATGATGAATTAGTTTATTCAGGAACTGCTGATTCAAACGGAGATTACAGTATTCCGGAAGTTTTGCCGGGAACTTATCAGGTTACTGCAAGTTTAGGAAGTAATTATTTCTCAAGCAAAGAAGTTGTGGTTAGTCTTGATGATCAGACAGAAGATTTCGATCTGGCAGAATATCCTGGAAATATGGCAGTTTCTTTTGCTGGAGCTGATGCTGAAATTTGGAACTTGATTCCGAATTATACTCTAAGCTGCGGCATAAAACTTACGAATGAAGAACTCAGTGATCTGGGAAATGATGTTATTTCTGGCATTCGCTTCAAATCTCCCATCAATTCAGATGAAGGTGAATTGTATGCTCAAGTTTGGCTGGAAAATATCCTGGTCAGTGAAATGGAAATTCAAGATTTTAATTCTGGAGAGTGGCTGGATGTAGATCTGGAATCATTTGTTCCTGTAAATCCAGATCAGGATGTTCTGGTCGGTTACAAAATTACTTCCCCAACAGGTGCAATCGCCTATCGAGATAACGGACCAAGAATTACCGGAAAAGGCGCATTCTTCAATAATGGAAACTGGGTAGAGTTAGCAGCTAATAACGATTTTAATTTCTGTATTGAAGCGAAGATCATTACTCAGGAATATGGTTCTGTTACCGGTTTAGTTGTGTTAGATGGCGGGAGCGGAGAAATTTCTGATGCAATTATAAAAGCTGGAAAATACACAACACATCCTGGTACAAATGGTGTTTATTGGATAGATTTAAAAGCTGGTATTTATGATCTTTCAGCTCAACTAAATCATTATTTATCAGACTCAATTCTTGGATTGGAAGTGATCGAGAATTCTGTTCATTCAAACAATATATTTAACCTGGTTTATAATGTAGGAACAAATGAAAATACGTTAATTAGTACCACTAAGTTGATCGGCAATTATCCAAATCCTTTCAATCCTTCGACTACGATAAGCTTTTCTGTAACACAAACGTCCTCGTTTGTGAATCTTTCAGTATTCAACATCAAGGGT encodes:
- a CDS encoding C10 family peptidase; translated protein: MKNIILIGLLLLSIILTAIPQSMEDARTAADSFLMQRGKNVLLEDAYSISERGENIYYVFNLEPDGFVAVSADDDLVPIIAYSFHQTLENEDLEENYLHQMLKTDLNMRSEYYRQNPDDALENQQKWQSLLNGEQRDNLRFQQWPAPGTTITDGWIDKQWNQSGVYNQMCPLDNSGGRSVVGCVATAMSMIMDYHEYIGNPVFTDADDYASGYYNPIYIDDEWEEHDFPAFPDLNNYLQDIAAHYAAGIILTADDKAALNFAAGVSVEMSYSSTGSGTWTSLVPDALLNKFGYDSAEYVENEGSWFYDILIDNMQSMQPTELTIYQAGFEGGHAINCDGYNTDDYYHLNFGWGTSNNTCWYTLPAGMPSGYCILTGAAVNIEGGEVPVAVQGDVDVDGCSPEGTYITFDGPRFYECFVENADGSFDVPAMTAGTYNVTAILQQRAYYQCQEDVVIDENNDFIQIDLGEFAYFTGHVNAPISAENAAISFYKNDELVYSGTADSNGDYSIPEVLPGTYQVTASLGSNYFSSKEVVVSLDDQTEDFDLAEYPGNMAVSFAGADAEIWNLIPNYTLSCGIKLTNEELSDLGNDVISGIRFKSPINSDEGELYAQVWLENILVSEMEIQDFNSGEWLDVDLESFVPVNPDQDVLVGYKITSPTGAIAYRDNGPRITGKGAFFNNGNWVELAANNDFNFCIEAKIITQEYGSVTGLVVLDGGSGEISDAIIKAGKYTTHPGTNGVYWIDLKAGIYDLSAQLNHYLSDSILGLEVIENSVHSNNIFNLVYNVGTNENTLISTTKLIGNYPNPFNPSTTISFSVTQTSSFVNLSVFNIKGQKVKTLADKVFPAGEHALVWNGKDQNDKPVSSGIYYYQLKAGNKTYTNKMLLMK